From Coffea arabica cultivar ET-39 chromosome 9c, Coffea Arabica ET-39 HiFi, whole genome shotgun sequence, one genomic window encodes:
- the LOC140014088 gene encoding uncharacterized protein, whose product MDLHLEVDSLTLVQIISGDHACPWHLRVELDDLLPFQSLFRSITHCFREANKPSDRLAKMGANWGSDALFDSFVELPPMARGDIWMDRLGFPSFRKRILQLALFDVIASGVIE is encoded by the coding sequence ATGGATCTGCACCTAGAGGTGGACTCCTTAACACTGGTTCAGATCATATCAGGGGATCATGCATGCCCCTGGCATTTGCGGGTGGAATTGGACGATCTATTGCCGTTTCAGAGTTTGTTTCGGTCAATAACACATTGCTTTAGAGAGGCAAATAAACCATCAGACAGGCTGGCCAAGATGGGTGCGAATTGGGGAAGTGATGCTTTGTTTGACTCCTTTGTAGAGCTACCCCCTATGGCTCGCGGTGATATATGGATGGATAGGTTAGGCTTTCCTAGCTTTCGGAAAAGGATCTTGCAGCTTGCACTTTTTGATGTAATCGCTTCTGGTGTGATTGAATGA
- the LOC113709284 gene encoding two-pore potassium channel 3 isoform X1, with translation MEKEPLLPYVNTRRQSYSPQPPPPPISLCPLPENDEITIPPPNGCLTPSELKDRLIFGTPPSSSSTPLMDSSSSTLVDALALSINSPRKTSSEDLKSNIVGEKCNLDQQNGQQSWLTDPNIPWTKGNLHRSKTAPAMAVINDFDHSSAPKPPVFGSQSIIRQAVVLLIIYLSLGVVIYAFNTDHFKATETHPVVDALYFCIVTMCTIGYGDITPDSASTKLFSIMFVLVGFGFVDILLTGMVSYVLDLQENYLLRTLKNGGAHDPGRFVIDVKKGRMRIRMKVALALGVVILCIGIGVAVMHYVERLGWLDSFYLSVMSVTTVGYGDRAFTSLPGRIFASIWLLVSTLAVARAFLYLAEARVDKRHRSMAKWVLGQDMTVAQFLAADIDNNGFVTKSEFVIYKLKAMGKISEMDILQVCKQFERLDTGNCGKITLADLMENHH, from the exons ATGGAGAAAGAGCCTCTCCTCCCTTATGTCAACACCAGAAGACAGTCCTATTCCCCTCAGCCTCCACCACCCCCAATTTCTCTGTGCCCTTTACCGGAAAACGATGAAATCACAATCCCACCACCCAATGGTTGTCTCACTCCATCAGAACTCAAAGATAGGCTTATCTTTGGCACACCCCCTTCATCCTCTTCCACCCCTTTAATGGACTCCTCTTCTTCAACTCTTGTTGATGCATTGGCTTTAAGCATCAATTCTCCAAGAAAAACTTCGTCTGAGGACCTAAAATCCAATATTGTtggagaaaaatgcaatcttgACCAGCAAAATGGTCAGCAGTCTTGGTTGACCGATCCCAATATTCCATGGACCAAAGGGAATTTGCACAGGTCCAAGACTGCCCCTGCTATGGCTGTTATCAATGATTTTGATCATTCATCAGCTCCCAAGCCACCCGTGTTCGGTTCTCAGTCAATTATAAGACAAGCTGTGGTTCTATTGATCATATATTTGTCTCTCGGTGTTGTTATTTATGCTTTTAATACGGATCATTTCAAGGCCACTGAAACACACCCTGTTGTTGATGCTTTGTACTTCTGCATTGTTACTATGTGTACTATTGGATATGGTGATATAACCCCTGATAGTGCTTCTACTAAGCTGTTCTCTATCATGTTCGTGCTTGTGGGCTTTGGGTTTGTTGATATTTTGCTTACTGGGATGGTTAGTTATGTTCTTGATTTGCAAGAAAATTATCTGTTGAGGACACTTAAGAATGGGGGAGCTCATGATCCAGGGCGGTTTGTAATTGATGTTAAGAAGGGGAGGATGAGAATTCGAATGAAGGTGGCATTAGCTTTGGGGGTTGTGATTCTTTGTATTGGAATTGGAGTTGCTGTTATGCATTATGTTGAGAGGCTTGGCTGGTTAGATTCCTTCTATTTGTCTGTTATGTCTGTCACTACTGTTGGATATGGGGATAGGGCATTTACTTCCTTGCCTGGTCGGATTTTTGCATCCATTTGGTTGCTTGTATCTACGCTTGCTGTGGCTCGTGCATTTCTTTACTTGGCTGAGGCAAGGGTGGATAAGCGGCATAGAAGCATGGCAAAATGGGTACTTGGACAGGATATGACTGTGGCACAGTTTCTTGCTGCTGATATTGATAACAATGGCTTTGTGAC CAAATCAGAGTTTGTAATATACAAGCTCAAGGCGATGGGAAAAATTTCAGAGATGGATATCTTGCAGGTATGTAAACAATTTGAACGGCTAGACACGGGAAATTGTGGGAAAATTACTCTTGCAGATCTCATGGAAAATCATCACTGA
- the LOC113709284 gene encoding two-pore potassium channel 3 isoform X2, whose protein sequence is MEKEPLLPYVNTRRQSYSPQPPPPPISLCPLPENDEITIPPPNGCLTPSELKDRLIFGTPPSSSSTPLMDSSSSTLVDALALSINSPRKTSSEDLKSNIVGEKCNLDQQNGQQSWLTDPNIPWTKGNLHRSKTAPAMAVINDFDHSSAPKPPVFGSQSIIRQAVVLLIIYLSLGVVIYAFNTDHFKATETHPVVDALYFCIVTMCTIGYGDITPDSASTKLFSIMFVLVGFGFVDILLTGMVSYVLDLQENYLLRTLKNGGAHDPGRFVIDVKKGRMRIRMKVALALGVVILCIGIGVAVMHYVERLGWLDSFYLSVMSVTTVGYGDRAFTSLPGRIFASIWLLVSTLAVARAFLYLAEARVDKRHRSMAKWVLGQDMTVAQFLAADIDNNGFVTLKMLEFVDSNRFL, encoded by the exons ATGGAGAAAGAGCCTCTCCTCCCTTATGTCAACACCAGAAGACAGTCCTATTCCCCTCAGCCTCCACCACCCCCAATTTCTCTGTGCCCTTTACCGGAAAACGATGAAATCACAATCCCACCACCCAATGGTTGTCTCACTCCATCAGAACTCAAAGATAGGCTTATCTTTGGCACACCCCCTTCATCCTCTTCCACCCCTTTAATGGACTCCTCTTCTTCAACTCTTGTTGATGCATTGGCTTTAAGCATCAATTCTCCAAGAAAAACTTCGTCTGAGGACCTAAAATCCAATATTGTtggagaaaaatgcaatcttgACCAGCAAAATGGTCAGCAGTCTTGGTTGACCGATCCCAATATTCCATGGACCAAAGGGAATTTGCACAGGTCCAAGACTGCCCCTGCTATGGCTGTTATCAATGATTTTGATCATTCATCAGCTCCCAAGCCACCCGTGTTCGGTTCTCAGTCAATTATAAGACAAGCTGTGGTTCTATTGATCATATATTTGTCTCTCGGTGTTGTTATTTATGCTTTTAATACGGATCATTTCAAGGCCACTGAAACACACCCTGTTGTTGATGCTTTGTACTTCTGCATTGTTACTATGTGTACTATTGGATATGGTGATATAACCCCTGATAGTGCTTCTACTAAGCTGTTCTCTATCATGTTCGTGCTTGTGGGCTTTGGGTTTGTTGATATTTTGCTTACTGGGATGGTTAGTTATGTTCTTGATTTGCAAGAAAATTATCTGTTGAGGACACTTAAGAATGGGGGAGCTCATGATCCAGGGCGGTTTGTAATTGATGTTAAGAAGGGGAGGATGAGAATTCGAATGAAGGTGGCATTAGCTTTGGGGGTTGTGATTCTTTGTATTGGAATTGGAGTTGCTGTTATGCATTATGTTGAGAGGCTTGGCTGGTTAGATTCCTTCTATTTGTCTGTTATGTCTGTCACTACTGTTGGATATGGGGATAGGGCATTTACTTCCTTGCCTGGTCGGATTTTTGCATCCATTTGGTTGCTTGTATCTACGCTTGCTGTGGCTCGTGCATTTCTTTACTTGGCTGAGGCAAGGGTGGATAAGCGGCATAGAAGCATGGCAAAATGGGTACTTGGACAGGATATGACTGTGGCACAGTTTCTTGCTGCTGATATTGATAACAATGGCTTTGTGAC GCTCAAGATGTTGGAGTTTGTTGATTCAAACAGATTTTTGTGA